The genomic stretch ATGGGCATACTAACGCTGCCAACAGTTAATTTTAGACCTGATTTGCCAAGATCGCAAGTAGCGCGGCGATTGAAAAACGGCAAAAAATGAGCTACCATAATAAAAAATGAATGGAGGAACAGAATGGGGAACGCCGTAAACAATAAAGATCAGCAGATTGATTATTTAAAGAACAGACTTGACATGTTTATGAACGTCATCGATTCATTAGACCCTGAAGCAACCGACGTTGAAGATATAGACAGGCTTATCAGCATGCTTGATGACCTGGAAGCCAAATACGAACGTTTTAAAAAAGATTGGGAATAAAACCGCGTGCCCGCCGCGGTTTTTTTATTGGCATAAAGCAACAGTATAAAACAAAGTCTCTATCTGTAAAATAAGAAAAAATGCAGAAGGAGCGCTGGCCATGAAGTGGATGTGTTCAATATGCTGCGCCGCCGTATTGCTTGCCGGAGGTGCAGCACAGGCGGAAGCGGTGCCGAATGAGCCGATTAATTGGGGCTTTAAACGAAGTGTCAATCATCAGCCGCCAGATGCCGGGAAGCAGCTGAACAGTTTAATTGAAAAATATGACGCGTTTTATTTAGGGAATACAAAGGAAAAAACGATTTACTTAACGTTTGATAACGGATATGAAAATGGCTATACGCCAAAAGTGCTTGATGTCTTAAAAAAACATCGCGTAACAGGAACGTTTTTTGTCACCGGGCATTTCGTAAAGGACCAGCCTCAGCTGATCAAACGAATGTCAGATGAGGGCCATATTATCGGCAATCATTCCTTTCACCATCCGGATTTAACGACAAAAACAGCTGATCAGATTCAGGATGAACTTGATTCAGTCAACGAAGAGGTTTATAAAATTACGGGAAAGCAGGACAACCTGTATTTGCGTCCGCCGCGCGGCGTGTTCAGTGAGTACGTACTGAAAGAAACGAAACGCCTCGGCTATCAAACCGTTTTCTGGTCGGTCGCTTTTGTTGATTGGAAAATCAACAACCAAAAGGGAAAGAAATATGCCTACGATCATATGATCAAGCAGGCGCACCCGGGAGCCATTTACCTGCTTCACACCGTATCGAGGGACAATGCAGAAGCGCTGGATGACGCGATTACAGATCTGAAAAAACAGGGCTACACTTTTAAAAGCATTGATGATCTGATGTTTGAGAAAGAAATGAGGCTGCCGTCTTTGTAAAAGAGAAAGACCTCTCCTTAAACGGAGAGGCTTTTCTTTATTTTATACATTTAATCAGTGCGGCCCAGTCCAGATCCCCGAAGCCTTTCTCAATCCCGCTTTCAAAATGGCTCTTGGCCAGCTCGGCAAGAGGAAGATTTGCAGAAACCCGTTTTGCGGCGGCGAGTGCCAGGTTGGTATCCTTCAGCCCTAAAGACATTTTGAAGCCGGCCGGCTCAAATTTCTGCTCGGCCATAATGGTTCCGTAATTTTGATAGACTGGAGAACCAAAGAGCGCGCTGGCGATTTCTAAAAATTGTTTTTGTTCTAAGCCGTATTTCTCCATCATTAAAAAGGATTCAGATAACGCCTCCAGCATGGACACAAGCAAGAAATTAATGCTGATTTTGGCTGCATTTGCCGTCTTGCTTTCTTCGCCGACGTCAAATATCTGCTGGCTCAGGCTGTCGAGCAGAGGCTTGGCAGCTTGCTTTGCTTCCGCCGGTCCGGCTGTTATGATACGGAGCGCGGCTTTGGCTGCGGCATCCGGTCTGCCAAGGACAGGAGCGGCGAGAAAAAATTGTCCTTTCTCTGCATGAGCCGCTGCGAGCTTTTCTGAGAACTCAACACTGATTGTGCTCATCGAGATGTGTATGCCGTTCTCTGCTAATCCTTCAAGCAGCCCGTCTTCTCCGAATGTCACGGTGCTGACAGAATCATCATCTGCAAGCATTGTGATGACAATATCAGCGGACTTTGCCGCCAGCCGCGGCGTATCAGCTGCCTGTGCGCCTTCTGTGACAAGGTCTTCTGTCTTTTGTTTCGTCCGGTTATAGACAGTCAATTCGTAGCCTGCTTGAAGAACATTTCGGGCAATGGGCTGTCCCATATTGCCGAGTCCGATGACAGCAATTTTCAATCTAATCACTCCCTGAATATTTTTTCCATTATAAACAATATGAACAGAATATGCATAGCGATCGGCTTACAACAAAAAAGAACAGCTGCTCGCTGTCCTCATTTAAAAATATTGAACCATCCTTTATGTACAAACCAAATCAGCATTCCAATCACAAGCGCGGCCATCAGGCCAAGTACAGCGAAATATCCGTATTTCCAATGCAGCTCCGGCATAAAGTCGAAGTTCATACCGTATACACCGGCAATAAAGGTGAGCGGGATGAAAATGGTTGATACGATCGTCAGTGTCATCATAATCGCATTCATCCGGTTTGAGTTTAGCGTCACGTAGCTGTCACGCAAGTCGGACGTCATGTCACGGTTGGATTCCACAATTTCAGACAACTTTAACAAATGATCATATATGTCGCTGAAATAGGCTTTCGTTTCCCGCTGCTCTTTCACATGGTCAAGGCTTAAAATCCGGTAGAGCAAATCACGCATCGGGATAATCGTCCGTCTCAAATGCAATAGGTCTGTTCTGAGATCAAACACCTCGTTCATCAGCGTTCCATACGTTTTGTGGGGACGGCTTTCTTCAATTTCATTCAGCCGGTCTTCAATTTTATACACGAGAGGAAAATATTCATCAACAAGCTGATCCATGATCATATAAGAAATATGCCCGGGCCCTTTTTTCAATATGTCCGGTGAAGCATACAAACGCTCCCGGACTTTAGCGATACCGGGCGTTTCGTGTAAATGAAAGGTGACGACAAATTTTTCGCCTTGAAAGATATCGACTTCCTCCGTCTCAAGTGTTTCCTTATTCAGCGCATGAAT from Bacillus subtilis subsp. subtilis str. 168 encodes the following:
- the yfjR gene encoding putative beta-hydroxyacid dehydrogenase (Evidence 3: Putative function from multiple computational evidences; PubMedId: 20512483; Product type e: enzyme) codes for the protein MKIAVIGLGNMGQPIARNVLQAGYELTVYNRTKQKTEDLVTEGAQAADTPRLAAKSADIVITMLADDDSVSTVTFGEDGLLEGLAENGIHISMSTISVEFSEKLAAAHAEKGQFFLAAPVLGRPDAAAKAALRIITAGPAEAKQAAKPLLDSLSQQIFDVGEESKTANAAKISINFLLVSMLEALSESFLMMEKYGLEQKQFLEIASALFGSPVYQNYGTIMAEQKFEPAGFKMSLGLKDTNLALAAAKRVSANLPLAELAKSHFESGIEKGFGDLDWAALIKCIK
- the pdaA gene encoding exported peptidoglycan N-acetylmuramic acid deacetylase (Evidence 1a: Function from experimental evidences in the studied strain; PubMedId: 14679227, 15687192; Product type e: enzyme), coding for MKWMCSICCAAVLLAGGAAQAEAVPNEPINWGFKRSVNHQPPDAGKQLNSLIEKYDAFYLGNTKEKTIYLTFDNGYENGYTPKVLDVLKKHRVTGTFFVTGHFVKDQPQLIKRMSDEGHIIGNHSFHHPDLTTKTADQIQDELDSVNEEVYKITGKQDNLYLRPPRGVFSEYVLKETKRLGYQTVFWSVAFVDWKINNQKGKKYAYDHMIKQAHPGAIYLLHTVSRDNAEALDDAITDLKKQGYTFKSIDDLMFEKEMRLPSL
- the yfjQ gene encoding divalent cation (octahedral coordination) transporter (Evidence 2a: Function from experimental evidences in other organisms; PubMedId: 14563871, 24415722; Product type t: transporter), translating into MINITAITTEHQLLKNIPIERVEQPDIAWYWVDFYGPEDTETALLRDFFHFHPLAIEDCFQHMQRPKLDHYDGYRFYVIHALNKETLETEEVDIFQGEKFVVTFHLHETPGIAKVRERLYASPDILKKGPGHISYMIMDQLVDEYFPLVYKIEDRLNEIEESRPHKTYGTLMNEVFDLRTDLLHLRRTIIPMRDLLYRILSLDHVKEQRETKAYFSDIYDHLLKLSEIVESNRDMTSDLRDSYVTLNSNRMNAIMMTLTIVSTIFIPLTFIAGVYGMNFDFMPELHWKYGYFAVLGLMAALVIGMLIWFVHKGWFNIFK
- the yfjT gene encoding hypothetical protein (Evidence 4: Unknown function but conserved in other organisms; PubMedId: 22720735) is translated as MGNAVNNKDQQIDYLKNRLDMFMNVIDSLDPEATDVEDIDRLISMLDDLEAKYERFKKDWE